One segment of Neobacillus endophyticus DNA contains the following:
- a CDS encoding flippase, whose translation MSTLKKNFLYVLLQQFILLGLPFLTIPYISRVLGPQGVGHYSYSFSYITLFINIFLLGSNLYAIREIASVKANPEKLSRSYSEILIIRSGLLLAATIIYFAFVAFIWKGDAVFSWQSLNLIAAFFDITWLFQGLEEFKKVVTRNLTLKLLGFASVFLFVKTPNDLILYTIIMGASVLIGNIALFYRLGHYVRFTKLNLEYKRHFNQMVILFIPSFSAMIYSVLDKTMLGAMSTSTQVGYYEQAYKIVYMISSLINISGTVMLPRTSALIANEQFDRLKQVLRSGVTLTVFLVLPITFGFMIISNDFVLWFLGDKFKPSQAISMMMAPIIIFKSLGVIFGSWYLVPMKMNKQYTVPIVMGAVLNFILNLVLIPRFDATGAAFATTITEGVILIIQLWYLKDVIKLPRSNIQAIITYLFASAVMAVIAYQVTELLQLSLLLTIVIKVLAGIVIYAGLLLLLRETVAIDLIKKLFFVKSRAA comes from the coding sequence ATGTCTACTTTAAAGAAGAATTTCCTTTATGTTCTACTGCAGCAGTTTATTTTGCTCGGTCTTCCATTTTTAACGATCCCGTATATCTCCAGGGTATTGGGGCCGCAGGGAGTGGGTCATTACAGCTACAGTTTTTCGTATATTACTTTGTTTATCAATATTTTTCTGCTTGGGTCCAATTTATACGCCATAAGGGAAATTGCTAGTGTTAAAGCCAATCCGGAAAAGCTGTCCCGTTCATATAGTGAAATACTGATCATTCGCTCTGGCTTATTGTTGGCCGCCACCATTATTTATTTCGCTTTTGTGGCATTTATATGGAAGGGCGATGCCGTCTTTTCCTGGCAATCGTTAAATCTGATTGCAGCTTTTTTTGATATTACCTGGCTGTTTCAGGGTCTCGAGGAATTTAAAAAAGTGGTCACCAGAAATCTGACCCTTAAGCTGTTAGGCTTTGCCAGTGTCTTTCTGTTTGTTAAAACGCCTAATGATCTTATACTCTACACGATCATCATGGGAGCATCTGTGTTAATAGGAAACATTGCTTTATTTTACCGTTTAGGTCACTATGTCCGCTTTACCAAGTTGAATCTAGAATACAAACGCCATTTTAATCAAATGGTCATACTCTTTATCCCCAGCTTTTCTGCTATGATTTATTCTGTATTGGATAAAACCATGCTCGGCGCGATGTCAACTTCCACACAGGTTGGCTATTACGAGCAGGCATACAAAATTGTTTATATGATATCATCATTGATTAACATTTCAGGTACTGTCATGCTGCCGCGGACATCAGCGCTTATTGCGAATGAACAGTTTGACCGCCTGAAACAAGTACTGCGCAGCGGGGTTACATTAACAGTTTTTCTGGTATTGCCGATTACTTTTGGCTTTATGATTATTTCCAATGATTTTGTTTTATGGTTTTTAGGAGATAAATTTAAGCCTAGCCAAGCGATTTCTATGATGATGGCGCCCATTATCATTTTTAAATCATTGGGTGTTATCTTCGGTTCCTGGTATCTTGTGCCAATGAAAATGAATAAGCAGTATACGGTGCCAATTGTCATGGGAGCAGTGCTGAATTTTATCCTTAATCTTGTCCTAATTCCGCGCTTTGATGCGACAGGTGCTGCGTTTGCGACCACGATTACAGAAGGCGTGATTTTGATCATCCAGTTATGGTATCTGAAGGATGTCATAAAGCTGCCCCGCAGTAATATACAGGCTATCATCACGTATTTGTTTGCTTCAGCGGTAATGGCCGTGATTGCGTACCAGGTTACAGAACTTCTTCAGTTGTCCTTGCTTTTGACCATTGTCATAAAAGTACTGGCAGGAATTGTGATCTACGCCGGGCTGCTGCTCCTGTTACGTGAAACCGTGGCGATTGATTTGATCAAAAAGCTATTCTTTGTTAAAAGCAGAGCTGCCTAG
- a CDS encoding oligosaccharide flippase family protein: MQKKSIVKNAIYKILLNFFNLIVPIIIGAYVYRTLGSDAIGRVKTGETIFNYFFIFAGFGIYQYGMREVSRIKNDREKVNQLFTSLFTFSLLTNFLTLFVYVAVSYFGYGGKALFPVLMVYGVNFFLNIFYVEWVNEAYEDYGFITLKTMIVKIIYVILLLTFVKSSDNYLIFIALLATSTGLNNIISYFYVKRRVKFDFKDVRFVPHLKPLFLVVIFSNGNILYTQLDRFMLGQFVSERSVSYYTMAQQIATMINALMISLIQVTIPRLSFLVGSDHDEQYLSLLKRISKVYSALLFPAAIGLYVIANAAVVLYGKQPFAPAGPVLAIYALYMITIGFESIQSNQVIYIKKKENVLVWMIFVCGIANLIFKAVFLYFGKLNASSAILTTLFANLLLIAIEYTYIRKYLKVPFQLLSWSNLRYLVYSLIFIPIGIGFRHIFHGTMILTLSTMAVCGIVYLLILLATKDEIVILFTAKLKGRFLKG, translated from the coding sequence ATGCAAAAAAAATCAATTGTCAAAAATGCCATATATAAAATACTATTAAACTTTTTTAATCTGATTGTACCGATTATTATTGGTGCATATGTTTATCGGACTTTGGGTTCGGATGCCATCGGAAGGGTAAAAACAGGGGAAACCATTTTTAATTATTTCTTTATTTTTGCCGGGTTTGGCATCTATCAATACGGGATGCGCGAAGTCAGCCGCATCAAAAATGATCGGGAAAAAGTAAATCAGCTGTTTACGAGTTTGTTCACGTTCAGCCTGCTGACAAACTTCCTGACGTTGTTTGTTTATGTGGCCGTCTCTTATTTTGGTTATGGCGGGAAGGCTTTATTTCCGGTATTAATGGTTTATGGGGTCAACTTTTTCCTCAATATTTTCTATGTGGAATGGGTGAATGAAGCCTATGAGGATTATGGCTTTATTACACTGAAGACCATGATTGTCAAAATCATCTATGTCATCTTGCTATTAACGTTTGTTAAAAGCTCTGACAACTATTTGATCTTTATTGCCTTGTTAGCCACATCGACCGGATTGAATAATATTATAAGTTATTTTTATGTAAAGCGCCGAGTGAAGTTTGATTTTAAAGATGTCCGATTTGTACCGCATCTTAAACCTCTGTTTCTAGTGGTCATTTTTTCAAACGGAAACATTTTATATACACAGCTTGACCGTTTCATGCTGGGGCAGTTTGTCAGCGAACGATCTGTTTCTTACTATACAATGGCTCAGCAAATTGCCACGATGATTAATGCCTTGATGATCAGTCTTATTCAAGTGACCATTCCAAGGCTGTCGTTTTTAGTAGGAAGTGATCATGATGAACAGTATTTATCCCTGCTCAAACGGATTTCAAAAGTGTATTCAGCCCTATTGTTCCCAGCTGCGATTGGACTCTATGTCATTGCAAATGCGGCAGTTGTCCTTTACGGAAAGCAGCCATTTGCGCCGGCAGGGCCGGTTTTGGCCATTTATGCCCTTTATATGATTACGATTGGCTTTGAATCGATTCAATCAAATCAGGTCATTTATATTAAAAAGAAAGAGAATGTTCTAGTTTGGATGATTTTTGTCTGCGGGATTGCCAATTTGATCTTTAAAGCAGTATTTCTTTATTTTGGAAAGCTTAATGCCAGTTCGGCGATCCTTACGACATTGTTTGCGAATTTGTTATTGATCGCCATTGAGTATACGTATATTCGAAAATATCTTAAAGTACCATTTCAGCTGTTGTCATGGTCAAATTTAAGGTATCTTGTTTATTCCTTGATATTCATTCCGATTGGCATCGGGTTCCGTCATATTTTCCATGGAACAATGATACTAACACTTTCGACCATGGCCGTATGCGGCATTGTCTATTTGCTGATCCTTCTGGCTACCAAGGACGAAATCGTTATTTTGTTTACAGCGAAGCTAAAGGGAAGATTTTTAAAAGGATAA
- a CDS encoding LicD family protein, whose amino-acid sequence MAAFVDHLVKQLRTSRLYGFAKSNPILVKMKRKYDKAQYQKQQASVHEYGMQMLTYMKEAFAEIGEEFWLDYGTLLGAVREKDFIGHDKDLDIGCFHFDDEKKKQLVQILDKKGVKLYKQFEMNGMIYEQAFHLNNLHMDIFYYWYANESQIWCYFSEIGPNMEFENHSVYQIAKGYRTSKVTSSFTGLMDYEFKGATFKIPANYHEYLVDNYGTTYMIKDENWITGESPDNIERVDQSVIVKEYF is encoded by the coding sequence GTGGCAGCGTTTGTTGATCATCTTGTAAAGCAGCTGCGAACAAGCAGGCTTTACGGTTTTGCTAAAAGTAATCCGATTTTAGTTAAAATGAAGCGTAAATATGACAAAGCCCAATATCAAAAGCAGCAAGCCAGTGTCCATGAATACGGTATGCAGATGCTAACTTATATGAAGGAAGCCTTTGCTGAAATTGGCGAGGAATTTTGGCTTGATTACGGTACACTGCTTGGTGCCGTAAGGGAAAAAGATTTTATTGGTCATGATAAGGACCTTGATATTGGCTGCTTTCATTTTGATGATGAAAAGAAAAAACAGTTGGTTCAGATCCTCGATAAAAAAGGCGTCAAACTCTATAAACAGTTTGAAATGAACGGCATGATTTATGAGCAGGCTTTTCATTTAAATAATCTTCATATGGACATTTTTTATTACTGGTATGCCAACGAGAGTCAGATTTGGTGCTACTTTAGTGAAATTGGCCCTAACATGGAATTTGAAAATCACTCTGTATACCAAATCGCTAAAGGTTATCGCACAAGTAAGGTAACATCAAGTTTTACTGGTTTAATGGATTATGAATTTAAAGGAGCAACATTTAAAATACCTGCTAATTATCATGAATATTTGGTTGATAACTACGGGACAACCTATATGATCAAAGATGAAAACTGGATTACTGGAGAATCTCCGGATAATATTGAACGGGTTGATCAGTCTGTCATTGTGAAGGAATATTTCTAG
- a CDS encoding WecB/TagA/CpsF family glycosyltransferase: MKENFLGVDVCHYDYDQLASLLMQDIEKKKKSFIVAINPEKIMKAQEDKELMKLLNRADYQIPDGIGVILASKLKGGQVKNRVTGIDMMLKLCKTATEQGKRIFLYGGKPGVADTAKAALEKQFPGIQIVGTLNGYEKDEKIIVETINQHQPEIIFVALGSPAQEYWIVNHMNQVTPYVFQGVGGSYDVISGNLKRAPKAFQTMGLEWLYRLMKEPWRWKRQMILPLFLLKALKK, translated from the coding sequence ATGAAAGAGAACTTTCTTGGGGTAGATGTTTGTCATTATGATTATGATCAACTGGCCTCATTATTAATGCAGGATATTGAAAAAAAGAAAAAGTCATTTATTGTAGCAATTAATCCGGAAAAAATTATGAAGGCTCAGGAAGACAAAGAGCTCATGAAGCTCCTCAATCGGGCCGATTATCAAATTCCGGATGGAATTGGCGTTATTTTAGCCTCTAAGTTAAAAGGTGGCCAAGTAAAAAACAGGGTGACCGGTATTGATATGATGCTAAAGCTGTGTAAAACGGCGACTGAACAAGGGAAACGGATTTTTCTTTACGGCGGAAAACCGGGAGTGGCTGATACGGCAAAGGCTGCGCTGGAAAAACAATTTCCTGGAATTCAAATTGTCGGCACCCTAAACGGCTATGAAAAAGATGAAAAAATTATAGTCGAAACGATTAATCAGCATCAGCCGGAAATTATATTCGTAGCATTAGGCAGCCCGGCACAGGAATATTGGATTGTTAATCATATGAATCAAGTGACGCCATATGTCTTTCAAGGCGTAGGTGGATCTTATGATGTGATTTCGGGTAATCTTAAAAGAGCGCCAAAAGCTTTTCAAACAATGGGACTTGAATGGCTATACCGACTGATGAAAGAGCCATGGCGTTGGAAAAGGCAAATGATATTGCCGTTATTCTTATTAAAAGCATTGAAAAAATAA